From a region of the Odocoileus virginianus isolate 20LAN1187 ecotype Illinois chromosome 1, Ovbor_1.2, whole genome shotgun sequence genome:
- the NUDCD3 gene encoding nudC domain-containing protein 3 isoform X2 encodes MSLGQLLRRVAVSPGTAMSHMSGRGSQAPLFLIFLSFGPWGMAQPALSSCGCGVLTLSNGGGLSSALPLSQMWESISPVVGNSDYLKFLLFAGHPDVRGSVSLWLCASALSSHVCVVSPGSRARPCHWSLRDRRRQEQFQRNPDSYNGAVRENYTWSQDYTDLELKVPVPRHVVKGKQVSVTLSSTSIRVAVLEENEERVLMEGKFTHKINTESSLWSLEPGKCVLVSLNKVGEYWWSAILEGEEQIDIDKINKERSMATVDEEEHAVLDRLTFDYHQKLQGKPQSHELKVHEMLKKGWDAEGSPFRGQRFDPAMFNISPGAVQF; translated from the exons ATGAGTTTGGGCCAGCTGCTGAGGAGGGTGGCAGTGTCCCCAGGGACTGCCATGTCACACATGTCTGGgcgtggctcccaggctccccttttcctcattttcctcAGTTTTGGCCCCTGGGGCATGGCCCAGCCTGCATTGAGCAGCTGTGGGTGTGGGGTCCTGACCCTCAGCAATGGGGGTGGGTTGTCCTCTGCCCTTCCACTCTCTCAAATGTGGGAATCCATCAGTCCAGTGGTAGGAAACTCTGATTATTTGAAGTTTCTTCTTTTTGCAGGCCACCCTGATGTTAGAGGAAGTGTCTCTTTATGGCTCTGCGCTTCTGCCCTCTCATCCCACGTGTGTGTAGTGTCTCCTGGGTCCCGTGCCAGGCCCTGCCATTGGAGCCTGAGGGACAGGAG gagacaggagcaGTTCCAGAGAAACCCTGACAGCTACAACGGTGCTGTGCGTGAGAACTACACCTGGTCCCAGGACTACACCGACCTAGAGCTCAAGGTGCCGGTGCCCAGGCACGTGGTGAAGGGCAAGCAG GTCTCGGTGACCCTTAGCAGCACCTCCATCCGGGTGGCTGTGCTGGAGGAAAATGAGGAGCGTGTCCTCATGGAAGGGAAGTTCACCCACAAGATCAACACCGAGAGCTCCCTCTGGAGCCTCGAACCTGGGAAGTGTGTCTTG GTGAGCCTGAACAAGGTGGGCGAGTATTGGTGGAGTGCCATCCTGGAGGGCGAGGAGCAGATCGACATCGACAAGATCAACAAGGAGCGCTCCATGGCCACGGTGGACGAGGAGGAGCACGCCGTCCTGGACAGGCTCACCTTCGACTACCACCAGAAGCTGCAGGGCAAGCCGCAGAGCCATGAGCTG AAAGTCCATGAGATGCTGAAGAAGGGGTGGGATGCTGAAGGCTCTCCCTTCCGAGGCCAGCGATTCGACCCGGCCATGTTCAACATCTCCCCAGGGGCTGTGCAGTTTTAA